A window of Burkholderiales bacterium genomic DNA:
GCCTCGTGAACCCGGTGACCGGCCAGCAGTACGTGCTCGCCGCCGATGGGGTCTACCTGGTCTCGCCCCGGTATGCCGCCGCCTTTCCCCTGGCGGTGGAGGAGGTGCTCGCCCGGGAGCTCCTCGCTCCCGGTGAGCAGCCAGTGGCCATCGAGCTGCCCGGGCTTCGCGTCGCCCTGCAGGACGGCCGCTGGCAGGTGGAGTCCGCCATCGAGGGAGTGAGCCAGGACGAGGTGAACCGCTGGGTCGACCGGTGGCGCCACGCCCTCGCCGTCGCCTCCGAAGTGGCGGAGGAGGCGGCCCCGGCCGGGGAGCGGGCCCTGATCCGGCTCGCCGACGGCCGCACCGTGGAACTTGCCATCGAAAGCCGGACCCCTGAGCTGGTACTCCTGCGCCGGGACGAGGGTCTGCGGCTGCGTTTTTCCCCCGAAGTGAGCCGGGCCATGCTGGCGCCCCCCGGGTCTTCCTCCTGACCATGCCCGAGCTGCCGGAGGTCGAGACCACCCTGCGGGGCCTGGCACCCCATGTGTTGGGAGCCAGGATCCGCCGGGTCGCGGTGCGGGAGCCGCGGCTGCGCTGGCCCGTCGCCCCGGAGCTTCCGGGCGCCCTCGCCGGCGCCCGGGTGGTGGAAGTCCGACGGCGCGGCAAATACCTGCTCCTCGGCTGCGACCGGGGCACCTTGATCGTCCACTTGGGGATGTCGGGTAGCCTCCGGCTGGTGCGGGAGGGCGCGGCCCCCACGGCCCACGAGCACGTGGATTTGGTACTGGAAAACGGCTGGACCGTAAGGCTGCGGGATCCGCGCCGCTTCGGCGCCCTGCTGTGGGCGCCGGAAGGGCCGAGCCGCCATCCCCTCCTCGCTCGCCTGGGCCCCGAGCCCTTGGAGCCCGGCTTCAACGCCGAACGGCTTTACCGCAGCACCCGGGGGCGCAGGGCGAGCATCAAGCAAGCCCTCATGGACGGGCGCCTGGTGGCGGGCCTCGGCAACATCTACGCCAACGAGGCCCTGTTTCACGCGGGCATCCGCCCGGACACCCCTGCCGGACGGCTCAGCCGGGCGCGCTGCGCGCGGCTCGCGGCCGCCGTCAAAAAGACCCTCAGGCTCGCCATCCGCGCGGGCGGCAGCAGCCTGCGGGACTACGTGGGAAGCGACGGGGAGCTGGGCTACTTCCAGCTCAAGCTCTGGGTCTACGACC
This region includes:
- the mutM gene encoding formamidopyrimidine-DNA glycosylase; this encodes MPELPEVETTLRGLAPHVLGARIRRVAVREPRLRWPVAPELPGALAGARVVEVRRRGKYLLLGCDRGTLIVHLGMSGSLRLVREGAAPTAHEHVDLVLENGWTVRLRDPRRFGALLWAPEGPSRHPLLARLGPEPLEPGFNAERLYRSTRGRRASIKQALMDGRLVAGLGNIYANEALFHAGIRPDTPAGRLSRARCARLAAAVKKTLRLAIRAGGSSLRDYVGSDGELGYFQLKLWVYDRAGMPCRACGTPIRVRRLGQRSSFYCPACQR